One stretch of Buteo buteo chromosome Z, bButBut1.hap1.1, whole genome shotgun sequence DNA includes these proteins:
- the CALM3 gene encoding calmodulin-3 has protein sequence MADQLTEEQIAEFKEAFSLFDKDGDGTITTKELGTVMRSLGQNPTEAELQDMINEVDADGNGTIDFPEFLTMMARKMKDTDSEEEIREAFRVFDKDGNGYISAAELRHVMTNLGEKLTDEEVDEMIREADIDGDGQVNYEEFVQMMTAK, from the exons ATG GCTGACCAGCTCACTGAGGAGCAGATTGCAG AGTTCAAGGAGGCGTTCTCGCTCTTCGACAAGGATGGGGATGGCACCATCACCACCAAGGAGCTGGGCACTGTCATGCGCTCACTGGGCCAGAACCCTACTGAGGCTGAGCTGCAGGACATGATCAATGAGGTGGATGCTGATG GCAACGGCACCATCGACTTCCCTGAGTTCCTCACCATGATGGCAAGGAAGATGAAGGACACGGATAGTGAGGAGGAGATCCGTGAGGCTTTCCGCGTCTTTGACAAG GACGGGAATGGGTACATCAGCGCAGCGGAGCTGCGGCACGTGATGACCAACCTGGGGGAGAAGCTGACGGATGAGGAAGTGGATGAGATGATCCGAGAGGCTGACATCGATGGTGATGGGCAGGTCAACTATGAGG